A window of Candidatus Binataceae bacterium genomic DNA:
CTACGTCAAAGTCAACGAATACTTGCTCACCACCAGCGAGAATGTCTGGGCGATGGGCGAATGCGCAGGCAGTCCGCAGTACACTCACGTCTCCGTCGATGACTTTCAAATCGTTCTGGCCCATCTGAATGGCGGAAACCGCACCAAGGCAAGGCGTCTCATCCCGTTCTGCATGTTCACCGATCCGGAACTCGCGCGGGTCGGGAAAAATGAGTCCGAAGCACGCCGCGACGGCGTCGAGTATCGACTGGCGAAGATGCCGATGGCCGAAATTCTACGTACCAGGACCGTGTCTGAGCCGCGCGGACTGCTGAAGGTGCTGGTCGCGAAGAACAGCGACGAGATTCTCGGCTTTACCGCTTTCGGTATCGAGGCAAGCGAGCTGATGGTCGCGATGCAGACGGCGATGCTCGGTCACCTGCCGTACACGGTTTTGCGCGACGCAATTCTCGCACACCCCACGATTTCGGAAGGGTTGAGTCTTCTATTGGCGAGAGTTCCTAGCCGATGACTCAGGCCGGCAAAAGGAGAAAGTCATGAGCTCCAGCTCAGTAGGAATAGTAAGCGCCCGAACCGCGGTTGAACCGGTTGCTATCGAGGATGTCGGCAGGGAGATAGTCCGCTGGGGTCTGATCGTGGTGCTCGGGTGGATCGGCGCGATGAAGTTCACGGCCTACGAGGCGATGGGCATTCAGCCGTTGGTCGCGCACAGTCCATTCGTCAGCTGGATGTACGATTTCCTCAGCATTCGATCATTCTCGGCGGTGCTCGGATGCATCGAAATCGCGACCGCCGTACTGCTTGGCCTGCGGTATGTCTCCCCCAAGGCATCAGCGGCCGGCAGCCTTCTGGCGATTGGGCTGTTCGCGACCACCCTTTCTTTTCTCTTCACGACTCCCGGCTGGGAACCCACTCTAGGTTTCCCCGCCCTGTCGGCCATGCCCGGACAGTTCCTGCTGAAAGACATCGTGCTGTTCGGCGCAGCAGTATGGTCGTTGGGCGAATCGATCAAAGCGATTCGGGCGTGACAACTGTTATTCGATGAAAGGAGAGACAATGAAATACCTAATCAAGCTGTGCGATCGATTCGGAATCCTGCGGAGTGACCTCGACTATCATCTGGTCCGCGCCTCGATGGTGCTCATATTCGCGCTTTTCGGATATCAGAAATGGTTTGCGTATGAAGCCAAGACGCTAATCCCCTTCATCAGTAATGGACCGCTCATCTTCTGGATGTACCCGGTTTTCGGAATCACGGGTGCTAGCTGGTTCCTGGGCGTTTCGGAATGGCTGTTTGGTGCACTCTTGTTCGCGGGCTACTGGAACAAGACCGCCGGTGTTCTCGGTGCGCTCGGTGGAATCGGTTCGTTTGTATCCACCGTGACGATTATTCCCTTCATGCCTGATGGCTGGAACGCCTCGGCCGGCGGATTCCCGGCAATGCAGGGCAACGTGGCATTCCTGATGAAGGATGTCGTTCTTCTGGCGGTGTCCTTCTATCTGCTGAAGCAAGATTTGCTGAGACTCTCGCTCGCACGAGAGACGAATGCTTCCGTAACAACAACCGAAGTGTCGCTTGGCTCGGAAACCCTGAGGAAAGTCGTGTAGAAGGCCGAGTCCAACACTCCATCGGATTAAACAGTGGAAAGATTCACGCGATGAAAAAACTGGATGGCAAAGTCGCAATAGTAACTGGTGCCTCCAAAGGAATCGGAGCGGCCGCGGCAAAGGCACTCGCCGCTGAAGGCGCTGCAATTGCAGTCAATTACTCCTCGGGAAGAGAGAGTGCTGAACGCGTTGTATCCGAGATCACACGAGAAGGTGGCAAGGCGATCGCGATTCAAGCAGACGTCTCCAAAGCGGCTGACGTAAAGCGGTTGTTCGAATACACTAGGAGAACATTCGGCTGCGTAGATGTTCTTGTTAACAATGCCGGCGTTTTCAAGTTCGAGCCTTTGGAAGCTATTACCGAAGAAGAATTCCACCGCGAGTTTGATACCAACGTCCTGGGACCGATCCTCGCGATCCAGGAGGTGCTGAAACACTTCCCGTCGCGCGGCGGCAGCATCATCAATGTCACATCCATTGCCAGCGAAAATCCCGTCCCCGATTCCTCGCTCTATTCTGCGACCAAGGGGGCTCTCGACACCCTGACCATGGCACTCGCCAAGGAACTCGGCCCACGAAATATCCGGGTCAATTGCGTTGCGCCGGGGCTGGTCGATACCGAAGGCAACCGAGAAAGTGGCTTTGTGGGCAGCGAGGCGGGAAAATTGGGTGCCGCGTCCACGCCGCTGGCTCCTAGATTCGGCAAGCCGGAGGAGATCGCGCCAGTCATCGTTTTTCTGGCCTCAGAGGATGCGGCGTGGCTGACGGGTGAACGAATCAGCGCTTCCGGTGGCTTGCATTGAGGCTTCGCTGAGTGTCGTCGAACACTGAGGAGGAAGGCCAACGCTTCAAAGAGCCGAATTCGCAAGGAAAGAGAAGATTTATGGATAAGGGCAATCGAAAGATACGCTTTGGTCTTTGGTACGACTTCCGCAATCCAACTCAGTGGCGGCAGCCCACCGACCGGCTCTACGCCGAGACCTTGGATCAGATCGCCTGGGGAGAGAACCACGGCTTCGACGACGTTTGGTTGTCGGAGCATCACTTCATTGAGGACGGCTATCTGCCCTCGATTTTGCCACTAGCCGCGGCGGTGGCTGCCCGCACCAAACGGATCCGTATCTCATCCGGAGTCCTGCTTATGCCGTTTCACAATCCGGTGCGGCTTGCCGAGGATATTGCGGTAGTAGATGTCATCTCCGGAGGCCGGTTCGAGCTAGGTGTCGGCGTCGGTTTCAAACATGAGGAGTTCGAAGGCTTCGGCGTGCCCTTCAAGGAACGCGGAGCGCGAACCAACCAGGCGCTCGAAATTATTCGCCGCCTTCTCAACGGACAGAGCGTCACTTTCAAGAGCGAATTCTTCGATTTCAAAAACATCCGGGTAACGCCCGAGCCGATCCAGAAACCTCATCCACCGATCTGGCTTGGCGGCTTCACTCCTCCTGCACTGCGACGCGCCGCTCGCTACGGCGATGGTTTTACGGTGCCAGGTGCGACGCGAGAGGTATACGACCAATATATCGCGGAGTTGAAGAAGCAGAATCGACCCACCGACAGTATTCGGTTCGCCAGCGCTGTCTGGTGCCTAATCGTGTCCAATGATCCGGAAAAAACCTTCGCCGAAGCCGCCGATCACGTAATCTATCAGGCCAACAACTACTCGAAGTGGCTGTCTGCGGCTGGGCTCAGTCCGCTTTCCGAGCATTTGCATGATCACGAACAGCTGCGCAAAAGCGGGCTGCTCCAGGTCGTTGCTCCTGACGCCGCCGTCGAATTGATTCGGACCTTCGCCGAGGCCGTGCCCATCACCCATTTCTATTCATGGACGCTACCTCCTGGGCTGCCGCCGCGATGGGCACAAACGCATCTTGAGCTGTTTGCGTCCAAGGTGATCCCGGCTTTTCGCTAAACCCACCTGCCAAGTGACTGAGCGAAGGTAAGCCCATGTGGATCGTCACGAACGAATCCTGCTCGACGATATAAAAGCAATGAAAGCGCTCTAACTGAATTCTCTGTGCCCTTGGTTTAGCAATTCGTCTAGGTGATGAAACCGCGACATTGTTTTCGATTGTCGGGCCGCCGATGCGGTGGGATGAGGCTTACCCGAAATGGTCTCCCGCACGCCACGCATCGATAGTATGAGGGAGGGCACGCCAATGAAGCGCGGGGAGCCGAAGGAATTACGTCGCGCGTACCTTTAGGCAAGAGCCTGATGATCGCTTTCATCAATCTGCCGCGACGCTCTGCATCCCCTGCTCAAGCGCACGATGCTCGAGCAACGCCTTGAGGATCCGCGGCGGCGACATCGGCAGCTCCTTCATCCGAACGCAGATCGCGTTATAGATGGCATTCGCGGCCGCAGCGGGCGGCGGCACGATCGACACTTCTCCGACCCCGCGAATGCCCAGCGAATGAGCCGGATTCGCGACCTCAACCACCAGGGTTTCGATCATCGGCACATCGAGGCAGGTCGGCATCCTATAATCGAGCAAACCCGTGTTTCGCAGCACGCCGTTGCGGTCGTACACGTATTCCTCGTTGAGTGCCCAGCCAAGGCCTTGCGCAGTTCCGCCCTGCATTTGACCCTCGACGTAGCTCGGATGAATCGCCTTGCCGGCGTCCTGCGCGATGGTGGCGCGGAGCAGGCGTACTTTGCCCGTGTCAGGGTCGACCTCCACATCGACCACCGTGACCGCGAATCCGGGTCCGACATTGCGTGCGTTAACGCTTGCGCGCCCAGCGACCGGACCGCCGGTGCGAGCAAGTTTGCGCGCGAGCTGCGCGACGGACATCGGCTCGATACCTTCGCCATCGGCGCGAAACGTCCCGTCGGCGAATTCAACTTCCTCCGGCTTCTTCTCCCATAAGATGGCTGCGCGTGCTTTCAGCTGCCGCAGCGCATCATGCGCGGCTTCGTAAACCGCCTGTCCGCTTGCGAGCGTGGTGCGGCTGCCGCCGGTCACGTCGGTGTGGCCGATGCTGTCGGTGTCGCCGACCATTGGGCGCACCTGATCGATGCCCAGGCCGAGCACTTCCGCCGCGATCATCGCCATCGAAGCGCGTGAACCGCCGACATCGACGGATCCCGTAATGACGCTCGCGGTGCCGTCTGCATGGATGTTTACGACCGCTGACGATTGCATGCCTGCGTTGAACCAGAAGCCCGCTGCAACGCCGCGCCCGCGACTTGGACCGCCCAGTGGCGCGCGATAGTGTTCGCTGTTCTTGATCGCATTCAGCGTTTCGATGAAGCCGACCTTCTTGTATGGCGGACCGGCGGTTTGCGCGCTGCCTTCCTTGACTGCGTTCATCAGGCGGAACTCGATACGATCAATGCCGCATCGCTCGGCGAGCTCATCAATGATGGTTTCGGTCGCGAAGGCTGCGTTGCTGGCGCCCGGCGCGCGATAGGCCGCGGTCTTTGGACGATTGACGATGACGTCGTACGCATCGATGACAAAATTTGGAATCTCATAGGAGCCGATCATCGTCATTGCGCCCGCGCCGACCGGCGAACCAGGAAACGCGCCCGCCTCGTAGGCCATCCAGATTTCCGCGGCGACCAGCTCGCCGTCGCGCGTCGCGCCCATTTTGCATTTGATTTTGGAGCCCGAGGTCGGGCCCGTCGCGCGCAATACCTCACCGCGCGTCATCACCATCTTCACCGGTCGTCCGGTCTTCTTTGAAAGCAGCACCGCGAGCGGCTCCAGGTAGACCGTCAGCTTGCCGCCGAAGCCGCCGCCGATTTCGGCAGGTACGACGCGAATGCTGCCCTCGGGCATTCGAACGATCTGGGCGGTGAGTGATCGCACGGCGAACGTTCCTTGCGTGGAGCAATAGATCGTCGCGTGACCGTCGGCCCCGTAGATGCCCACTGCGTTATGCGGCTCAATGTAGCCCTGATGGACCATCGCGGTGTTGAACTCGCGCTCGACTACGAAATCGGCGGCGGTGAACCCGTCCGCGAGCGTTCCGCGCGTGAAACGCAAATGGTTCGCGACATTGGTTTCCTTCGCGGGCCCGTCTTCCTTGTTGCGGAGCTCGGGCAGGATGATTGGCGCGTCCGTAGCCATCGCGTCCTCGACGTTCATCGCCGGGGAAAGAACCTCGTAATCGACCTTGATCAGCTTCAGCGCCTGCTCGGCGACGTGCGTATTGATCGCCGCAACCGCGGCGACCGCATGGCCGTCATACAGCACCTTGTCGTGTGCGAGGATGTTCATCGAGAGATATCTGGTATTGACCGCGCCTTCGCCAAGGTCCTGTGTTTTGTCGCTCGCAACGGGAAGATCGGCGCTGGTAATCACGGCGAACACGCCGGGCAGGGCGCGTGCCGCATCGCAGTCTATCGATTTGATTCGTGCGTGAGCATGTGGCGAGCGCAGCACCTTGCCATGCAACATGCCTGGGAACGCGTAGTCGGCGCCGTACTTGGCGCGCCCGGTAACCTTATCGACGCCATCGTGGCGAATTGGGCGAGTGCCGATTACGCGAAAGGAACGGGTCTCGTTGGAAGGCATATTTTGGGGTAGCAGACTTATCTGACGCTATGCAACTATACGGGCATTCCGCCCGTATAA
This region includes:
- a CDS encoding DUF417 family protein; the protein is MSSSSVGIVSARTAVEPVAIEDVGREIVRWGLIVVLGWIGAMKFTAYEAMGIQPLVAHSPFVSWMYDFLSIRSFSAVLGCIEIATAVLLGLRYVSPKASAAGSLLAIGLFATTLSFLFTTPGWEPTLGFPALSAMPGQFLLKDIVLFGAAVWSLGESIKAIRA
- a CDS encoding DUF417 family protein yields the protein MKYLIKLCDRFGILRSDLDYHLVRASMVLIFALFGYQKWFAYEAKTLIPFISNGPLIFWMYPVFGITGASWFLGVSEWLFGALLFAGYWNKTAGVLGALGGIGSFVSTVTIIPFMPDGWNASAGGFPAMQGNVAFLMKDVVLLAVSFYLLKQDLLRLSLARETNASVTTTEVSLGSETLRKVV
- a CDS encoding glucose 1-dehydrogenase gives rise to the protein MKKLDGKVAIVTGASKGIGAAAAKALAAEGAAIAVNYSSGRESAERVVSEITREGGKAIAIQADVSKAADVKRLFEYTRRTFGCVDVLVNNAGVFKFEPLEAITEEEFHREFDTNVLGPILAIQEVLKHFPSRGGSIINVTSIASENPVPDSSLYSATKGALDTLTMALAKELGPRNIRVNCVAPGLVDTEGNRESGFVGSEAGKLGAASTPLAPRFGKPEEIAPVIVFLASEDAAWLTGERISASGGLH
- a CDS encoding LLM class flavin-dependent oxidoreductase; the protein is MDKGNRKIRFGLWYDFRNPTQWRQPTDRLYAETLDQIAWGENHGFDDVWLSEHHFIEDGYLPSILPLAAAVAARTKRIRISSGVLLMPFHNPVRLAEDIAVVDVISGGRFELGVGVGFKHEEFEGFGVPFKERGARTNQALEIIRRLLNGQSVTFKSEFFDFKNIRVTPEPIQKPHPPIWLGGFTPPALRRAARYGDGFTVPGATREVYDQYIAELKKQNRPTDSIRFASAVWCLIVSNDPEKTFAEAADHVIYQANNYSKWLSAAGLSPLSEHLHDHEQLRKSGLLQVVAPDAAVELIRTFAEAVPITHFYSWTLPPGLPPRWAQTHLELFASKVIPAFR
- a CDS encoding xanthine dehydrogenase family protein molybdopterin-binding subunit yields the protein MPSNETRSFRVIGTRPIRHDGVDKVTGRAKYGADYAFPGMLHGKVLRSPHAHARIKSIDCDAARALPGVFAVITSADLPVASDKTQDLGEGAVNTRYLSMNILAHDKVLYDGHAVAAVAAINTHVAEQALKLIKVDYEVLSPAMNVEDAMATDAPIILPELRNKEDGPAKETNVANHLRFTRGTLADGFTAADFVVEREFNTAMVHQGYIEPHNAVGIYGADGHATIYCSTQGTFAVRSLTAQIVRMPEGSIRVVPAEIGGGFGGKLTVYLEPLAVLLSKKTGRPVKMVMTRGEVLRATGPTSGSKIKCKMGATRDGELVAAEIWMAYEAGAFPGSPVGAGAMTMIGSYEIPNFVIDAYDVIVNRPKTAAYRAPGASNAAFATETIIDELAERCGIDRIEFRLMNAVKEGSAQTAGPPYKKVGFIETLNAIKNSEHYRAPLGGPSRGRGVAAGFWFNAGMQSSAVVNIHADGTASVITGSVDVGGSRASMAMIAAEVLGLGIDQVRPMVGDTDSIGHTDVTGGSRTTLASGQAVYEAAHDALRQLKARAAILWEKKPEEVEFADGTFRADGEGIEPMSVAQLARKLARTGGPVAGRASVNARNVGPGFAVTVVDVEVDPDTGKVRLLRATIAQDAGKAIHPSYVEGQMQGGTAQGLGWALNEEYVYDRNGVLRNTGLLDYRMPTCLDVPMIETLVVEVANPAHSLGIRGVGEVSIVPPPAAAANAIYNAICVRMKELPMSPPRILKALLEHRALEQGMQSVAAD